From Sediminibacterium sp. TEGAF015, a single genomic window includes:
- a CDS encoding DUF4397 domain-containing protein — translation MKKYILYFAGLFSVLFFSGCAKDPVNPGYAQYMFINAAPDVAAGLDFFVGDLKQNILPIAFGSNTIYNSTTPGTKDIIVRMAGLPTLFSTGKFNVSDLRDEPARYTLIAANKLETAELLWIQDNLTTPASGKAHLRIIHASGDAPAVNAFNGTATTALFPSAISYKGASSFIALDATLLGTSYSIQIRNAATNAVIRTQPMTAVSGKIYTIVVRGSVTPSPWLSANTVSSTLVANN, via the coding sequence ATGAAAAAATATATTTTATACTTTGCAGGGTTGTTTTCCGTGCTGTTTTTTTCTGGTTGTGCAAAAGACCCTGTTAATCCGGGATATGCTCAATACATGTTTATTAACGCAGCACCGGACGTTGCGGCAGGTTTAGACTTTTTTGTTGGCGACCTAAAGCAAAATATTCTTCCTATTGCATTCGGATCCAATACTATTTACAATAGTACAACTCCCGGAACCAAAGATATTATTGTTAGAATGGCTGGATTGCCTACTCTTTTTTCAACTGGCAAATTCAATGTTTCGGATTTACGCGATGAACCTGCCAGGTATACATTAATAGCTGCCAATAAATTAGAAACTGCTGAGTTACTTTGGATTCAGGACAATCTAACTACACCGGCTTCAGGCAAAGCACACCTTAGAATTATTCATGCAAGTGGAGATGCACCTGCTGTTAATGCTTTTAATGGTACCGCTACAACTGCACTATTTCCTTCTGCCATTAGCTACAAAGGAGCCAGCAGTTTTATTGCTTTGGATGCTACTTTGTTGGGTACTTCTTATAGTATTCAAATCAGAAATGCAGCTACCAATGCAGTTATCAGAACTCAACCAATGACAGCTGTTTCTGGTAAAATTTACACGATTGTAGTTCGTGGTTCTGTAACACCGTCCCCATGGTTATCTGCTAATACGGTTTCTTCTACCTTGGTTGCGAATAACTAA
- a CDS encoding ATP-dependent Clp protease ATP-binding subunit encodes MDNNFSAQVKEIISFSREEALRLGNDFIGTEHLLLGLIRDGDNTAIKVLKQLNVDLYELRKEVELAVKDKTGKNIANINSLPLTKQAEKVIRVTVLEAKALKSPLVETEHLMLSILKNKENIATQILNQFEIDYDIFRNDLGMVGSSNPTPRSEFPEDGDDEFDEDKKSGFQASKSGKPAVGGAKSKTPVLDNFGRDITKLAEAGNLDPIVGREAEIERVSQILSRRKKNNPILIGEPGVGKTAIVEGLALRIVQRKVSRVLFDKRVISLDLAALVAGTKYRGQFEERMKAIMNELEKNRDVILFIDEIHTIVGAGGASGSLDASNIFKPALARGELQCIGASTLDEYRMYIEKDGALDRRFQKVLIEPPSVDETIQILNNIKSKYEEFHNVYYGDDAIDACVKLSDRYMTDRLLPDKAIDVMDEVGARVHLKNINVPETIVALEKKIEEVKLEKNKVVKSQRFEEAASLRDTEKKLGEELERAKAQWEEESKNKRYPISEEHIAEVISMMTGIPVKRMVEAETEKLRRMNEDMRGMVIGQDEAIQKVVRAIQRNRVGLKDPKKPIGTFIFLGPTGVGKTELARSLARYMFDSEDSLIRIDMSEYMEKFTVSRLIGAPPGYVGYEEGGQLTEKVRRKPYSVILLDEIEKAHPDIYNILLQVLDDGQLTDGLGRKVDFKNTLIIMTSNIGVRQLKEFGDGVGFATATRIQNAEENSKAVIEKALKKTFSPEFLNRIDDVVVFNSLTKDNIFNIIDILMKGVSKRLQNLGFELELTTAAKDFIADKGYDVQFGARPLHRAIQKYLEDPLAEEIMKMSIKQGDVLVADFNAETALLEFSFKSRQPEEANTNS; translated from the coding sequence ATGGATAATAATTTTTCAGCACAGGTTAAGGAAATCATTTCTTTCAGCAGGGAAGAGGCGCTCAGGTTAGGAAATGACTTCATAGGAACGGAACATTTATTACTCGGGTTAATCAGAGACGGTGATAATACAGCCATTAAAGTTTTGAAACAGCTTAATGTAGACTTGTACGAACTGCGTAAAGAGGTGGAATTGGCTGTAAAAGATAAAACTGGTAAAAATATTGCCAATATCAATAGTCTTCCGTTAACCAAACAGGCAGAAAAAGTGATTAGGGTGACTGTATTGGAAGCCAAAGCGCTGAAAAGCCCTCTGGTTGAAACAGAACACCTGATGTTAAGTATCCTCAAAAACAAGGAAAACATAGCAACACAGATTCTGAATCAATTTGAGATCGACTACGATATATTCCGCAACGATTTGGGTATGGTCGGCAGTTCTAATCCAACCCCCAGAAGCGAATTTCCGGAGGACGGTGACGATGAGTTCGATGAAGACAAAAAGAGTGGATTCCAGGCTTCTAAGTCCGGTAAGCCGGCAGTTGGAGGAGCCAAAAGTAAAACGCCTGTATTGGATAATTTCGGAAGAGATATTACCAAATTAGCTGAAGCTGGTAATTTGGATCCAATAGTAGGACGAGAAGCAGAAATAGAAAGAGTCAGCCAGATTTTAAGCCGTCGTAAAAAGAATAATCCTATTTTAATTGGAGAGCCGGGAGTAGGTAAAACGGCTATCGTAGAAGGATTGGCTTTAAGGATTGTTCAACGTAAAGTCAGCAGAGTATTATTTGATAAAAGAGTAATCTCCCTTGATTTAGCTGCGTTGGTTGCCGGCACTAAATACCGTGGACAATTTGAAGAAAGAATGAAAGCCATCATGAATGAATTGGAAAAAAACAGAGATGTTATTCTTTTCATTGATGAGATACATACGATTGTGGGTGCAGGTGGAGCCAGCGGTTCATTGGATGCTTCCAATATATTCAAACCTGCTTTAGCCAGAGGCGAATTGCAATGCATAGGCGCTTCTACGTTAGATGAATACAGAATGTACATTGAGAAAGATGGCGCCCTGGATCGCAGATTCCAGAAAGTGTTGATTGAGCCGCCAAGTGTGGATGAAACCATTCAGATTCTCAATAATATTAAGTCTAAATACGAGGAGTTTCACAATGTATACTACGGAGATGATGCAATTGATGCCTGTGTAAAGCTAAGTGACCGGTATATGACAGACCGGTTATTGCCTGACAAAGCTATTGATGTGATGGATGAAGTGGGAGCAAGGGTTCATTTAAAGAATATCAATGTACCGGAAACCATTGTGGCATTGGAAAAGAAAATTGAGGAAGTTAAGCTTGAAAAAAACAAAGTGGTGAAAAGCCAACGTTTTGAAGAAGCAGCTTCTTTAAGAGATACTGAAAAGAAACTGGGTGAGGAATTAGAAAGAGCTAAAGCACAATGGGAAGAAGAAAGCAAGAACAAACGTTACCCAATTTCTGAAGAACATATTGCTGAGGTTATCTCTATGATGACAGGTATTCCTGTTAAAAGAATGGTAGAAGCGGAAACTGAAAAACTACGCCGCATGAATGAAGATATGCGTGGTATGGTGATTGGTCAAGATGAAGCCATTCAAAAAGTAGTTAGAGCAATTCAGCGAAACAGGGTAGGACTGAAAGACCCTAAAAAGCCAATTGGTACTTTTATATTCCTTGGCCCTACAGGTGTGGGTAAAACTGAATTAGCTCGTTCTCTGGCCCGTTATATGTTCGATTCCGAAGATTCTCTAATCCGCATTGACATGAGTGAATACATGGAAAAATTCACCGTTAGCCGATTGATTGGTGCACCTCCGGGATACGTTGGTTACGAAGAAGGTGGTCAATTAACCGAAAAGGTTAGAAGAAAGCCTTATTCTGTTATTTTATTGGATGAGATTGAAAAAGCACACCCTGATATCTACAATATTCTATTACAGGTATTAGACGATGGTCAATTAACAGATGGTTTAGGAAGAAAAGTAGACTTTAAGAATACGCTAATCATCATGACTTCTAATATTGGTGTTCGTCAGTTGAAAGAATTTGGAGATGGGGTAGGTTTTGCAACGGCCACAAGAATTCAGAATGCGGAAGAAAACAGCAAAGCAGTAATCGAAAAGGCTTTGAAGAAAACTTTCTCTCCTGAATTCTTAAACAGAATTGATGATGTGGTGGTATTTAATTCCTTGACAAAAGATAATATTTTCAATATCATTGATATTCTGATGAAAGGAGTTTCCAAACGTCTTCAGAATTTGGGGTTTGAATTGGAATTAACTACGGCTGCAAAAGACTTTATTGCAGATAAAGGATATGATGTCCAATTTGGGGCAAGACCTTTACACAGAGCCATTCAGAAATATCTGGAAGATCCATTGGCAGAAGAGATAATGAAAATGTCTATTAAGCAAGGGGATGTTTTGGTTGCTGATTTTAATGCAGAAACCGCCTTACTGGAGTTTTCATTTAAATCGCGTCAGCCTGAAGAAGCGAATACCAACTCATAG
- a CDS encoding STAS domain-containing protein yields the protein MLNVKIDTKEKFTVINPLTAYISANMSADLLENCRQILNNHPKNLILNLSGVTKMDAEVADSLTEMQQNFYEKNASFVVCNMEESLEQELDQQGVLEVWNITPTESEAWDIVQMEEIERELLDSDDFSFENHPEEPA from the coding sequence ATGCTAAATGTCAAAATTGATACCAAGGAAAAATTCACGGTAATAAACCCACTAACCGCATACATTTCTGCAAATATGTCAGCAGATCTACTAGAGAATTGCAGACAAATATTGAATAATCACCCTAAGAACCTGATCCTGAATTTATCAGGAGTTACCAAGATGGATGCTGAAGTGGCAGATTCGCTTACTGAAATGCAACAAAATTTCTACGAAAAGAATGCCTCGTTTGTTGTTTGTAATATGGAGGAAAGTCTGGAGCAGGAATTAGATCAGCAAGGTGTACTTGAAGTGTGGAATATTACGCCAACAGAGTCTGAAGCATGGGATATTGTTCAAATGGAAGAAATTGAGAGGGAATTATTAGACAGTGATGATTTCAGTTTTGAAAATCACCCGGAAGAGCCTGCATAA
- a CDS encoding Nramp family divalent metal transporter, whose translation MRISNVDQSLSEVHETVDTTVPRNGWKRILAYIGPAYLVSVGYMDPGNWATDLQGGAKFGYQLIWVLLMSNLMALLLQSLSARLGIVRRRDLAQANRETYPPFVNFCLYVLAELAIAACDLAEVLGMAIGIHLLTGLPILWGTVITVLDTFLFLFLQRWGIRKMEAFIITLVAIIGFSFLVQIIIARPAIGDVLGGLKPGMLHDGALYIAVGIIGATVMPHNLYLHSALVQTRKINPDTKGIKTAIKYNLIDSTIALNAAFLVNTAILVLAATVFYKTGNTEVAKIQDAHHLLEPLLGSTLAPALFAIALIAAGQSSTVTGTMAGQIVMEGYLHLRINPWLRRLLTRLIAIVPALLVIIIYGDEKVDDLLIFSQVILSIQLGFAVIPLIHFVSDTSTMGEFVIGIKTRILAWLVALILVFLNVNLVIEEVAALFHSNTSIWLKIGVILAILGFIWLFLMMTFYPIISKKRKLVKDTLYGDAMPLDNLEVRKIHRIAIALDFTNADEKLIAHALSQGNDQVSYQLIHIVESVSARYSKDASDDAETRKDKERLQNYVEQLQSKGINASGYMGYTRRVAEIVRLVQELDSDMLVMGAHRHSGLKDYVFGETIEDVRHKLTIPVLIVNVS comes from the coding sequence ATGCGAATTAGTAATGTTGATCAATCATTAAGTGAAGTTCACGAAACAGTTGACACAACTGTTCCAAGAAATGGCTGGAAACGGATTCTTGCTTATATAGGGCCTGCTTATCTGGTGAGTGTCGGATATATGGATCCGGGCAACTGGGCTACAGATTTACAGGGAGGTGCTAAGTTTGGCTATCAATTGATTTGGGTTCTTTTAATGAGTAACCTGATGGCTTTATTGCTTCAAAGCTTAAGCGCAAGACTCGGTATTGTCAGAAGAAGAGATCTGGCTCAGGCAAATCGCGAAACCTATCCTCCTTTTGTAAATTTCTGTCTGTATGTTCTGGCAGAATTAGCTATTGCAGCCTGTGATCTGGCGGAAGTTTTAGGAATGGCAATAGGAATTCACCTGCTAACAGGGTTACCCATATTATGGGGAACGGTTATTACTGTACTGGATACCTTTCTTTTTTTATTTCTACAGCGCTGGGGTATAAGAAAAATGGAAGCTTTCATTATCACGCTTGTCGCTATTATTGGCTTTTCATTTCTCGTGCAAATAATAATTGCCAGACCTGCCATTGGAGATGTATTGGGGGGATTAAAGCCGGGGATGTTGCATGATGGCGCACTCTATATTGCGGTAGGGATTATTGGGGCTACTGTAATGCCACATAATTTGTATTTGCATTCAGCTTTGGTACAAACCAGAAAAATAAATCCGGATACTAAAGGGATTAAAACTGCCATTAAATACAATCTGATTGATAGTACTATTGCGCTGAATGCCGCATTTCTAGTGAATACAGCCATTCTAGTGCTTGCAGCAACGGTATTTTACAAAACCGGAAACACAGAAGTAGCTAAAATTCAGGATGCTCATCATTTACTGGAACCCTTGTTAGGCTCTACTTTAGCGCCGGCTCTTTTTGCTATTGCCTTGATAGCGGCAGGACAAAGTTCTACTGTAACCGGAACCATGGCAGGACAGATTGTAATGGAAGGATATTTACATTTGAGAATTAATCCCTGGCTTAGGAGATTGTTAACCCGTTTGATTGCCATTGTTCCAGCTTTATTGGTAATCATTATTTATGGGGATGAAAAGGTAGATGATTTACTGATTTTTAGTCAGGTTATATTAAGTATTCAATTAGGATTTGCCGTAATTCCATTGATACATTTTGTAAGTGATACATCTACTATGGGGGAATTTGTAATTGGCATAAAAACAAGAATACTTGCTTGGCTGGTTGCGTTGATTCTAGTCTTTCTGAACGTAAATCTGGTTATAGAGGAAGTTGCAGCTTTATTTCATAGCAATACCTCAATCTGGCTGAAAATAGGGGTAATACTGGCAATTTTGGGCTTTATATGGTTGTTTCTAATGATGACATTTTATCCGATTATTTCAAAAAAACGAAAACTGGTAAAAGATACTTTATATGGCGACGCAATGCCATTGGATAATCTTGAAGTCAGGAAAATTCATCGTATTGCTATTGCCCTTGATTTCACTAACGCAGATGAAAAACTGATTGCTCATGCGCTTTCACAGGGTAATGACCAGGTTTCCTATCAACTAATACATATAGTTGAGAGCGTTTCTGCACGGTATTCTAAAGATGCCAGTGACGACGCCGAAACAAGAAAAGACAAGGAAAGATTACAAAATTATGTGGAACAGCTTCAATCAAAAGGCATCAATGCCAGCGGATATATGGGGTATACAAGAAGAGTAGCAGAAATCGTAAGACTGGTTCAGGAATTGGATTCAGATATGTTGGTAATGGGGGCACACCGTCATAGTGGATTAAAAGACTATGTTTTTGGAGAAACCATTGAAGATGTTAGGCATAAATTGACCATTCCGGTATTAATTGTGAATGTTTCCTAA
- a CDS encoding DUF4397 domain-containing protein produces MKMKLFYIIAAVGLFTACTKDFDGRANESVGTENKAFIRIVPASMGATRNFATLDGALLNGSALSMGSVFPGASTVTAFATITPGARTIRIYDSAAIPAQTPVSISAEFAQGKFYTVYTYDTSNAVKAIILNDVFTVPSDTTASVKFVNMISSTSAVPNVDLYSRRRGANIASNIAVLGESAYIPHISGQNDTLEVRATGTTTALALFNGFTFNSKRVYNVVFRGRYQATSGTMSRGITVMATY; encoded by the coding sequence ATGAAAATGAAACTTTTTTATATTATCGCTGCAGTAGGTCTTTTCACCGCATGCACAAAAGACTTTGACGGCCGTGCCAATGAGTCTGTAGGAACTGAGAACAAAGCATTCATTCGAATCGTTCCAGCGAGTATGGGGGCTACTAGAAATTTTGCAACTTTAGATGGAGCTTTGCTGAATGGCTCGGCACTCTCTATGGGAAGCGTATTCCCTGGAGCTTCAACAGTAACCGCTTTTGCCACTATAACACCTGGAGCAAGAACCATTCGTATCTATGACAGTGCAGCCATTCCTGCTCAAACTCCAGTAAGCATTTCTGCTGAATTTGCGCAAGGTAAATTTTATACAGTTTATACTTATGATACCAGCAACGCAGTAAAAGCAATCATATTGAATGATGTATTTACCGTTCCATCGGATACAACGGCCAGTGTGAAATTTGTCAATATGATATCTAGTACTTCTGCAGTGCCGAATGTGGATTTGTACTCCCGACGCAGAGGGGCAAATATTGCTTCTAATATTGCCGTATTGGGTGAATCTGCCTATATCCCTCATATCAGTGGACAAAATGATACACTAGAGGTAAGAGCTACCGGAACCACTACAGCATTGGCATTATTCAACGGATTTACTTTTAATTCAAAAAGAGTATATAACGTAGTATTCAGAGGTCGCTACCAGGCCACTTCTGGAACCATGTCAAGAGGTATTACCGTAATGGCAACTTATTAA
- a CDS encoding UbiX family flavin prenyltransferase, producing the protein MKHKIIIAITGASGSIYAKGILDKLAANPDQYNAVGIVMSKNAQDVWETEIGDKSYAQYPFTFYGKQDFYAPFASGSAQYNTMIVVPCSMGTMGRIAAGISDDLITRAADVILKERRKLILVARETPYNLIQIKNMETITLAGGIICPATPSFYSKPSTIAEVAATVVDRVLDLAGIKIDTYRWGK; encoded by the coding sequence ATGAAGCATAAAATTATTATAGCCATTACCGGTGCCAGTGGATCTATCTATGCAAAAGGCATATTAGATAAATTGGCTGCCAATCCTGACCAATACAATGCTGTAGGAATTGTGATGAGCAAAAATGCACAGGATGTATGGGAAACCGAAATTGGTGATAAGTCCTATGCTCAATATCCATTTACCTTTTACGGGAAGCAGGACTTTTACGCTCCTTTTGCTTCAGGATCCGCTCAGTATAATACGATGATTGTTGTACCCTGCAGTATGGGAACCATGGGAAGAATTGCAGCAGGCATTAGTGACGACTTAATTACACGTGCGGCAGATGTAATTTTAAAAGAAAGACGAAAACTGATTCTGGTTGCCCGGGAAACTCCATATAATTTGATTCAAATCAAAAACATGGAAACCATTACCCTCGCTGGAGGTATCATTTGTCCAGCAACTCCTTCTTTTTATAGTAAACCTAGCACCATTGCAGAAGTTGCTGCTACAGTGGTAGACCGTGTGCTGGATCTGGCTGGTATTAAGATTGATACTTATCGTTGGGGAAAGTAA
- a CDS encoding metal-dependent transcriptional regulator: MPLTSSEENYIKTIFQLQVKDGLVSTNEVATVLQTSAASVTDMLKKLKSKKLLVYEKYKGFKLNNDGKKIALMVLRKHRLWETFLVKVLKFNWDEVHEVAEQLEHIQSQQLIDHLNDFLGNPAFDPHGDPIPDATGKMPFQSQMNLNKFPLYMSGEVTAVGSQSADILSLLQHKKIAIGVRIKVKQNFAFDNSFEIQINDKELVHISAQLAEQIYVKKLQHAN; encoded by the coding sequence ATGCCTTTAACTTCTTCTGAAGAAAATTATATCAAGACCATTTTTCAACTTCAGGTTAAAGACGGGTTAGTTAGTACCAACGAGGTAGCAACAGTTTTACAGACTTCAGCTGCTTCTGTTACAGATATGCTTAAAAAACTAAAGAGCAAAAAATTACTGGTATATGAAAAATACAAAGGCTTTAAATTAAATAATGATGGTAAGAAAATTGCCTTAATGGTTTTGCGGAAACACCGGCTTTGGGAAACATTCTTAGTGAAAGTATTGAAGTTCAATTGGGATGAAGTGCATGAAGTAGCAGAGCAACTGGAACATATTCAGAGTCAACAGCTCATTGATCACTTGAATGATTTTTTAGGTAATCCTGCATTTGATCCGCATGGAGACCCTATTCCTGATGCGACTGGTAAGATGCCATTCCAATCTCAAATGAATCTGAATAAATTTCCTCTGTATATGTCGGGCGAGGTAACTGCAGTTGGCAGTCAGTCTGCTGATATTCTTTCTCTACTTCAACACAAAAAAATAGCTATTGGAGTCAGGATAAAAGTGAAGCAAAATTTTGCATTTGATAACTCTTTTGAAATTCAAATAAACGATAAAGAGCTTGTTCATATCAGTGCGCAATTGGCTGAACAGATTTATGTAAAAAAATTACAGCATGCGAATTAG
- the glgP gene encoding alpha-glucan family phosphorylase translates to MNFRSYHVPYQINEQYAKKAAYFSMEFAIHQPLKIYSGGLGYLAGSHLRSAYELRQNMIGIGILWKYGYYDQARNQDQTLQVTFMEKIYSFLEDTGIKFQILIHEHPVWVKAYYLNPETFNSAPLFLLSTDLPENDYVSQTITHRLYDANVATKVAQFILLGVGGAKLIDELGFNPDVYHLNEAHGISSAFYLLNKFKSVEKVREHLVFTTHTPEEAGNEKHDLYLCHKMSYFCGLSIDEVRKLTGTHDDQFNHSLAALRFARKANGVSALHGVVSREMWKNYEGICPITSITNAQNWRYWADKQMYRAMEEGNDEVYDDRKSFLKKRAFEIVADQTGKVFDPKVLTIVWARRFAGYKRADMLTYDMERFEKMLNNVKYPVQIIWAGKPYPVDYPAISQFNNLVHLSKNYKNVAVVIGYELALSKRLKQAADVWLNNPRVPREASGTSGMTAAMNGAVNFSTDDGWIPEFVNHGNNGFVVPKADYANMTTHDQDEYDLNKAYEILEQQIIPLYYEDHDTWRQIMKNGMRDVRFQFDSNRMAHEYYEIMYK, encoded by the coding sequence ATGAATTTTAGAAGTTATCATGTACCCTATCAAATTAATGAGCAATACGCCAAGAAAGCTGCGTATTTCTCAATGGAGTTTGCCATACATCAACCTTTAAAAATATACAGTGGTGGATTGGGATATCTGGCTGGTTCACATTTACGCAGTGCTTATGAATTGCGTCAGAATATGATTGGAATCGGGATTCTTTGGAAATACGGCTATTATGACCAAGCTAGAAATCAGGATCAGACGTTACAGGTAACTTTCATGGAAAAGATTTACAGTTTTCTGGAAGATACCGGCATTAAGTTTCAGATATTGATTCATGAACATCCGGTTTGGGTAAAAGCATATTATTTAAATCCGGAGACATTTAACAGCGCCCCTCTCTTTTTATTAAGCACAGACTTACCTGAAAACGATTATGTTTCTCAAACGATAACACATAGATTGTATGATGCAAATGTGGCAACTAAAGTTGCACAGTTTATTCTTTTGGGTGTAGGTGGAGCAAAACTGATAGATGAGCTGGGCTTTAACCCTGATGTGTATCACTTAAATGAAGCACACGGAATTTCTTCAGCTTTTTATTTGCTTAATAAATTCAAGAGTGTAGAAAAAGTAAGAGAGCACCTTGTCTTTACAACCCATACTCCTGAAGAAGCTGGTAACGAAAAGCATGATTTATACTTATGCCACAAAATGAGTTACTTCTGTGGGTTAAGCATTGATGAAGTAAGAAAATTAACAGGTACGCACGATGACCAGTTTAATCATTCACTTGCTGCTTTGCGTTTTGCCAGAAAAGCAAATGGGGTATCAGCCTTGCATGGCGTGGTAAGCCGTGAAATGTGGAAGAACTACGAGGGAATCTGTCCAATTACTTCAATTACCAATGCCCAGAACTGGCGCTATTGGGCCGACAAACAAATGTATCGTGCCATGGAGGAAGGCAACGATGAAGTGTATGACGATCGTAAATCTTTCTTGAAGAAACGTGCATTTGAAATTGTAGCAGACCAAACAGGAAAAGTATTTGATCCCAAAGTGTTGACCATTGTATGGGCTAGAAGATTTGCGGGTTATAAACGCGCAGATATGCTTACTTACGACATGGAACGTTTTGAAAAAATGCTGAATAATGTTAAATATCCGGTGCAAATTATTTGGGCTGGTAAACCTTATCCGGTAGACTACCCTGCTATTTCGCAATTTAACAATCTAGTGCATTTAAGTAAGAATTATAAAAATGTAGCAGTGGTAATTGGATATGAATTAGCCTTAAGCAAACGTTTAAAACAAGCAGCAGATGTATGGTTAAATAATCCAAGGGTTCCTCGAGAAGCATCAGGAACCAGTGGTATGACTGCTGCGATGAATGGTGCAGTAAACTTCTCTACAGATGATGGCTGGATACCAGAATTTGTTAACCATGGCAATAATGGTTTTGTGGTTCCCAAAGCTGATTATGCAAACATGACTACTCATGACCAGGATGAATATGATCTAAACAAAGCTTATGAGATTCTGGAACAACAGATTATTCCTTTGTATTATGAAGATCATGATACCTGGAGACAAATCATGAAGAATGGTATGCGTGATGTGCGTTTCCAGTTCGATAGTAATCGAATGGCCCATGAATATTATGAAATCATGTATAAGTAA
- a CDS encoding J domain-containing protein gives MTEPNWYAILGIQSNASVSEIKAAFRKLAHQYHPDKTQNPVYTEQFKQIKKAYEILGNASAKIQYDRSLALQKNYSVAAPSLLNVSEIMHYFFLFEKEMKQADIRFINYDRIKWKFNYAYGMPHVLTYIQNASKEDQDYLLARKLYCLSFLPYTESDPFLQVLKQHFKHPDQIYQIQFLSNKQLWEARWNQWQVPLVATISILVCLFIYWLVKE, from the coding sequence ATGACAGAACCCAATTGGTATGCCATTTTAGGAATACAAAGCAATGCTTCTGTTTCAGAAATTAAAGCTGCTTTCCGAAAATTAGCGCATCAGTATCACCCTGATAAAACCCAGAATCCTGTATATACAGAGCAATTCAAACAAATCAAAAAGGCGTACGAAATCTTAGGTAATGCATCGGCAAAAATACAGTACGACCGAAGCCTAGCACTCCAGAAAAATTATTCAGTTGCGGCTCCTTCTCTGTTGAATGTATCCGAAATCATGCATTACTTTTTTTTATTTGAAAAAGAAATGAAGCAAGCGGATATTCGGTTTATAAATTATGACAGAATTAAATGGAAATTCAACTATGCATATGGGATGCCGCATGTACTAACCTACATACAAAATGCCAGTAAGGAGGACCAGGATTATTTATTAGCAAGAAAACTATACTGCCTCTCTTTCCTTCCCTATACTGAAAGTGACCCTTTTCTTCAGGTGCTTAAACAGCATTTTAAGCATCCAGATCAAATTTACCAAATTCAATTCCTTTCAAATAAACAATTGTGGGAAGCGAGATGGAATCAATGGCAGGTACCATTAGTGGCAACTATCAGTATATTGGTTTGTCTCTTTATCTATTGGCTTGTAAAAGAATAG